One segment of Falco rusticolus isolate bFalRus1 chromosome 3, bFalRus1.pri, whole genome shotgun sequence DNA contains the following:
- the IFNLR1 gene encoding interferon lambda receptor 1 — MSTWRVRVLMALCFLWQTRGHVQLPPPQNVTLLSKDFDMILTWTPGEGSPPDVTYTVKYESQERMDEWIKVPHCKNIHRTSCNLTCVLPNLFVKVRARVKAVSGRFRSPWVESQFKEYHLDVELAPPVLNVNVKENLMHVNASFPLATCVESFSWMYDLNLWEAGSEDKKLYERNFRKSTVTIDTTALRGNYCLSARSSIQSIDFKHSKFSKPVCVLLNHKAVEWKFPFSATTPVFFLPIFLTSAFITCLLKQDAKQKKIPHALDFSHLKAAGPAFHCELSEKEIFSDYLVCTGKPVSQRKTNKALARNNLPWMASLLSSSSSLEEEEEEEEEEEEEEEEDSSSVIPYTEVPQFPKRHLNCQPSRTAQGETSLDSGSGGLSVDSGSVLDLSTLGFSFFPMRKKEVDTSGSQGNEKASLSHSFSLRRISSLTDVSFPGPREHGQHDTDRDGCLEMTPLQTLTEGICAKLPAEEHYLHRKAHHFTKYYQKPTADVHAQIGEVSQLSEDPELLISFQTLQVAEDEGIASDCDSDNFTEGTPPTSTVLSDTFETSNMEEKYDQEFKIKGYEHTHYMGRS; from the exons ATGTCTACCTGGAGGGTCAGAGTCCTGATGGCACTGTGCTTCCTGTGGCAGACTAGAG GTCATGTTCAACTTCCCCCTCCTCAAAATGTTACATTATTGTCAAAGGATTTTGACATGATCTTGACATGGACTCCAGGAGAAGGCTCTCCACCGGATGTGACATACACTGTAAAGTATGAAAG cCAGGAACGCATGGATGAATGGATAAAGGTTCCTCATTgcaaaaatattcacagaacCTCTTGCAATCTAACTTGTGTGCTTCCAAACCTCTTTGTTAAAGTCCGGGCTCGAGTAAAAGCTGTTTCTGGACGATTCCGGTCGCCATGGGTAGAATCACAATTCAAGGAATACCATTTGGATG TGGAACTGGCTCCCCCAGTGCTGAATGTGAATGTCAAGGAGAACTTAATGCATGTGAATGCCTCCTTCCCTTTGGCCACCTGTGTGGAGAGTTTCTCTTGGATGTACGACTTGAACCTTTGGGAAGCTGGATCTGAAGACAAG AAGCTATACGAACGTAACTTTAGGAAGAGTACGGTGACTATCGATACCACTGCACTTAGAGGCAACTACTGTTTAAGTGCCAGATCTTCCATTCAGAGCATTGACTTCAAGCACAGCAAATTCTCCAAACCAGTGTGTGTGCTATTAAACCACAAAG cagtgGAATGGAAGTTCCCATTTTCTGCCACAACCcctgtgtttttccttcccatctttCTGACAAGTGCCTTCATCACCTGCTTGCTGAAACAAGATgctaagcaaaagaaaatacctcATGCTTTG GATTTCTCTCATTTAAAAGCTGCTGGACCAGCCTTTCACTGTGAGCTCAGTGAAAAGGAAATCTTCAGTGACTATCTTGTCTGCacaggaaagccagtgtcacaaaggaaaacaaacaaagctttAGCAAGAAATAACCTACCATGGATGGCTTCTCTcctatcatcatcatcatcattggaggaggaggaggaggaggaggaggaggaggaggaggaggaggaggaagacagcaGTTCTGTCATCCCATACACTGAAGTGCCCCAGTTTCCAAAGAGACATCTCAACTGTCAACCATCCAGAACAGCTCAGGGGGAAACTAGCTTGGACTCTGGATCTGGAGGTCTCTCTGTGGATAGTGGATCTGTGCTTGACCTAAGTACATTgggtttctctttctttccaatGAGAAAGAAGGAGGTGGACACCTCAGGATCCCAAGGAAATGAGAAGGCGTCCCTTTCTCACAGTTTCTCTTTGAGAAGAATATCCTCCCTCACTGATGTGAGTTTCCCAGGCCCCAGGGAACATGGACAGCATGATACAGACAGGGATGGATGCCTGGAAATGACCCCTCTTCAAACACTGACAGAGGGGATTTGTGCCAAACTTCCAGCTGAAGAGCACTACCTGCATAGGAAGGCTCATCATTTCACCAAGTATTACCAGAAACCAACAGCTGATGTGCATGCCCAGATCGGTGAGGTATCACAGCTCAGTGAGGATCCCGAGCTGCTCATTTCCTTTCAGACATTACAGGTGGCAGAAGATGAAGGTATTGCAAGTGACTGTGACAGTGATAATTTTACAGAAGGGACACCTCCCACATCCACGGTGCTAAGCGACACATTTGAAACATCAAATATGGAGGAAAAATATGATCAGGAGTTTAAAATCAAAGGCTACGAGCACACACATTACATGGGAAGGAGCTAG